GGATTACCAACAATTAGCGCAAATGTAATTTCCACAACAGCTGCATTTTGTTTTAGCTTCTTTGCAAATAAAAAATACACGTTTAAAACAACTGGCGGTAATCTAAAACGCGAAATCATTCTTTTTGTCGTCGTGACCCTATTTGCTCTTTGGGTGCTTCAGGCAATTGTCATCAATATCGTCCAGGCTTCACTTGCGAGTAGCGGA
This portion of the Candidatus Saccharimonadales bacterium genome encodes:
- a CDS encoding GtrA family protein gives rise to the protein MITKNNSKKVRFMMVGGINTLIDFGILFTLKALGLPTISANVISTTAAFCFSFFANKKYTFKTTGGNLKREIILFVVVTLFALWVLQAIVINIVQASLASSG